In Pyrus communis chromosome 8, drPyrComm1.1, whole genome shotgun sequence, one genomic interval encodes:
- the LOC137743251 gene encoding protein PXR1-like: MNDQLPNPQPATGTVTSNVPKIETKAPKIEPDVPEKPTKSSIVVCGKRGSVNALSEGGVKSRKGDKVEEKAKKTDGAALVKLKTRGLGGGGHKKEAEALQAEKEKKENRRKKQGAARFLKRMKQNSSSTEVKKETSDGSEDDTEESKDEKEKKKKPTTRGRKKPEVERNERVTRSSTGSGGGRGGGRRCQESNGSGRRGSGGH, translated from the exons ATGAACGACCAGCTCCCGAACCCACAACCTGCGACCGGAACAGTAACATCCAACGTGCCCAAGATCGAAACCAAAGCTCCCAAGATCGAGCCCGATGTCCCCGAGAAACCCACCAAGTCTTCCATTGTTGTTTGTGGAAAGCGTGGTTCTGTCAATGCACTATCAGAAGGCGGTGTGAAGAGCAGGAAGGGAGATAAGGTCGAAGAGAAAGCGAAGAAGACGGATGGTGCTGCATTGGTGAAGTTGAAGACAAGGGGattaggaggaggaggacacAAAAAAGAGGCGG AGGCGTTGCAAgcggagaaggagaagaaagaaaacaggaGGAAGAAGCAAGGCGCAGCGAGGTTCTTGAAGCGAATGAAGCAGAACTCGTCGAGCACTGAAGTGAAGAAGGAGACATCGGATGGTTCTGAGGATGATACTGAGGAGAGCAAGGacgaaaaggaaaagaagaagaagccgaCGACGAGGGGTAGGAAGAAGCCGGAGGTTGAGAGGAATGAGAGGGTGACGCGGAGTTCAACGGGAAGCGGGGGAGGGAGGGGAGGGGGAAGAAGGTGTCAGGAGAGCAATGGGAGTGGAAGGAGAGGGTCGGGAGGCCACTGA